The nucleotide sequence CGAGCCCAAGGTTGCCGGCTTCGTCTTCAAGGTGCAGGCGAACATGGACGCCAATCACCGCGACCGCGTCTCGTTCATGCGCATCTGCTCGGGACGTTTCACGCGCGGCATGCGCCTGCGGATCGCGGCCAGCGGGAAGACCGTCGGCGTGCACAACCCGATCCTGTTCTTCGCGCAGAGCCGCGAGACGGTCGACGAGGCGTGGGCCGGCGACATCATCGGCATCCCGAATCACGGCACGATCCGCGTCGGCGACACGCTGACCGAAGGCGAGGAGCTGCGCTTTACCGGCATTCCGAACTTCGCGCCGGAAATCCTGCAGCGCGTGCGCCTGGACGATCCGATGAAGTCGAAGCAGCTGCGCCGCGCGCTCGAGAACTTCGCCGAGGAAGGCGTCACGCAGGTGTTCCGGCCGCGCCTCGGCGCGAGCTGGATCGTCGGCGTCGTCGGTCGCCTGCAGCTCGACGTGCTGGCGTCGAGGATCGGCGGAGAATACGGCATCAAGGTCGGTTTCGAGGCGGCGCCGTTCGAAGCAGCCCGCTGGGTGAGCGCCGCCGATCCCGCCGAGCTCAAGCGATTCGAGGACGCCAACCACGCCTCGATGGCCGACGATCGCGACGGCGCCCCGATTTTCCTCGCGCGCACCTCGTGGGAGCTGCGCTACGCGCAGAAGAACTTTCCGCTGGTGCGATTCGCAGCTACGCGCGAGCGGGTGGCGGCGACGCAGGCGGACGAGTAGAAGAACGACTCAGGACCCTGGCCGATGCAGGACCTCGCGCTGATGGCGTGGCTGTTCACGCCGCTGTTCGTCGGACTTGCCGTGAACGGCCTGTGCATGAAGTACGACATCCTGCGCGGCCTTGCGCGGCCCGTCGACGGCGGGCGGACGTGGAGGGGTGCGCCGCTTTTCGGAGCATCCAAGACGTGGCGCGGCATCGCGGCTGTCTGTGGCGGCACCGCGCTCGCATACGCGATACGAGCTCCACTTTGGCGGCCACCGCTAGCGGCCGCATCGCTTTCGCAGTGGCCTTCAGCCTGCGTGTTCGGCGCGGCGCTCGGCGGCGCGGCGATGCTCGCCGAGCTGCCGAACAGCTTCGTCAAGAGAAGGCTCCGCGTCGCGCCCGGGAAGACCGCTGCGCGGGCTTCATCCGGATTCCGCTGTACGCGTTCGACCAGGTCGATTTCCTCGTCGGGGGCTGGCTCGTCGTCGCGGTAGTCGTCGCGCCGACGGCGACGCGGCTGCTGTGGTCCGCAGCGTTCGTTCTGGTCGTCCACCCGGCCATCTCCATTGCCGGCGCCGCGCTCGGCATGAGAGCGTCGGCGCGCTGACGATTTCGCGACGGCGGTCGGCCTGTGCTCGCCGTAAAGTCGTCTTTGCGCCGCGATCGAGGTAAGCGCCGCCGCATCGACACGATGGTCGCTTACGCGCTCACTCGCCGCCAGTTCCTGCTCGGAAGCATTGCCGCCGCCGCGCCGGTCGTGTTCCCGGGCTGCTCCGGCGGCACGAGCAAGGAGCCGTTGCTCGTCGGGGGCCTTCCGGTCACGTGCAACCTTACGCTTCCCGTCGCGTGCAGCGCGCGCGCCGCCGCCAACAAGTCTGCGACCGGCACTCTGCTCGAATACCAGTACAGCAAGTACAGCGGCTGGCCGGAGATCAAGGAGTCGCTGATGGCGGGGCGCATCCAGGCGGCGTTCATGCTGGCGCCGCTCGTGATGGATCTTGCCAACCGGGGCATTCCGGTGCGAATCGTTTCGCTAGGCCATCGCTCGGGCGCCGTGATCATGGTTCGCACCGATTCGCCGGTGCAGAGCTTCCGCGAGCTTGCCGGCAAGCGCGTCGCGATCCCGAGCCGGTTCGCCGTGGACTACCTGTTCCTGCGCAAGATGCTGGCGCGCGAGAACATGACACCCGACCAGCTCGAGATCGTCGAGATGCCGCCGCCGGACATGCCGGCAGCGCTGTACGCCAAAGCGGTGGACGCCTACTGCACGGGCGAGCCTTTCGGAGCCGCCGCACAGAGCGCCGGCTATGCGCGGCCTCTTCGCATGACCCGCGACGAGTGGCGCAATTACATCTGCTGCGTGCTGACCGTGCGCCAGGAGCTGATCGCCTCCAACCGCCCTCTCGTCCAGGACCTCGTCGATCACGTGCTCGGCGCGGGGGTCTGGCTCGATGCTGCCCCGGAACATCGCGAGAAGGCGATCACGATCGCCGCCGGACGCGACTACTTCAACCAGGATCCGAACATCCTGCGTTTCGTGATGCAGAACCCGACCGACCGCGTCACCTACGGCGACCTGCGGATGATCCGCGACGAGTTCGACGAGCTGATGCATCTCTCGATCGAAGCCGGAACGATCCAGCATCCGATCGCGTATGAAACCTACGTCGATGACAGCTTCGCCACGAACGCCAGGCCTGCGGCCATTGCGTTGTGAGCGTCGGCCGCCGGTGCGGGGTCGGGCACTCGCGGCAATCGGCGGCGCGATCTTCGCGCTGACGCTCCTGGTTGCGGTCGTCTCGCGTGCGGCCGACGTCGCCGCGACGCTGAAGGCCGGCACCTTCGATCCACCTCGCGACGCGCCGGAGCTTTCGCTCGTGGGTTCCGACGGCCAACCCCTCAGCCTCGCGCGCTTTCGCGGACGAGTCGTCGTCGTCGAGTTCGGCTTCACGTCCTGCCCCAACGTCTGTCCGACCACGTTGGCGACGATCGCCAGGGCGCACACGCTGTCGACCGCAGCCGGCAAGGATTTCCAGCTCGTCTACGTCACCGTCGACCCGGAGCACGACGATGCGGCACGCCTGCACGACTACCTCGCGCATTTCGATCCCGCGTTCGTCGGAGGCACCGGCAGCGCAGAGCAACTCGCCGCACTTCGCAAGGCCTACGGCATCGAAGCGACCAGGACAGACACGGGCTACAGCCACTCCTCGTTCACCTATCTGGTGGATCCGGCCGGAAAGCTGCGCGCGCTGATGCCGTTCGGCAGCTCGGCCGAGGACTACGTGCACGACGTCGCGCTGCTGTGGAAACCGTGACGGCGCCGGTTCTCAAGGTTTCGACGCGGCGCGAGGGCGAGCGCCGGCCGTCGCGCCGGCTGGCGTGGATCGCGGTCGCCGCGCCGGCCCTCGGCTTGACCGCGTGGGCTGCAATGGCACCTATCCACGTCGCATCGCGCGAGGCGCTGTTCGAGATTCCCAGGGGTACCTGGGCGCGACGGATGTCGGGCGACAGGGTGGAAATCCTGCCGGACCATATCCGTCTCACGATCGGCGTCCGCGACGTATTGCTCCTGAGGAACCTCGACGACGTGCCCCAGACCTTCGGTCCCACGCTGCTGATGCCGGGCCAGAGCCTGCGCCTCCCTTTCGCGCAGGCTTCCAGTTACCAGTTCGCGTGCACGGCCCACGCGAGCGGGCAGATGACGATCGACGTCGAGCCGTTTCCGCAGTGGCCGTGGACGAGGCTTGCATGGCGGGCTCGTGAGCTGTTTGCGCCCGCGCCGCCGCCAGCGCACCCGGACGAGGCAGCATCCAGATGAAGCGGATCGGCGACATTCTGCCGCCGCTGGCGCTGCTGGCATCGCTGATCGCGATCTGGTGGCTCGCCGTCGATCTGTCCGGCAGCGCGATCTTTCCGACGCCGTGGCAGGTCGTTGCCGGCATTGTCGAGCTCATCCGCGACGGCACGCTGTGGCAGCACATCGGCGCCTCGCTGATGCGGGTGGGCGCCGGCTTCTCGCTCGCAGCCGTCGTCGCGATTCCGCTCGGGCTGTGGATGGGCTGGGTGCCGCCGGTGTTCCGCACGCTGAACCCGGTGTTCCAGATCCTGCGCCCGATCTCGCCGATCGCATGGATCCCGATTGCGATCCTGTGGTTCGGCGTCGGCAACGCCTCGCCGATCTACCTGATCTTCATTTCGTCGGTGTTCCCGATGATCGTGCAGACGACGGCCGGAGTGCATACGATCGAAAGGCGCTACCTGTGGGCAGCCGAAAACTTCGGCGTCTCGCGTTACACGCTGTTCACGCGCGTCGTGATCCCGGCGGTGCTGCCGCAAATTATCGTGGGAATGCGCATCGGGCTCGGCGTGGCGTGGCTCGTCGTCGTCGCCGCGGAGATGATCGCGCTGAGATCGGGGCTCGGTTACCTGATCATCGACTCGCGCAATGCGGGCAACCGCTACGACCTGGTCGTCGCGGGAATGATCGTCATCGGGCTGATCGGGCTTTCGCTCGATGCGCTGATGCGCCTGCTCGAAGGACTGAAGATCGTGCGGTGGCGTTATGTCCATCAAGATTGACGTTCGCGAGATCACCAAGAAGTTCGGCGCCGACGGCTCCGCGCTGCCGGTGGTAGAAGAAACGTCGTTCTGCGTAGCGGACGGGGAGTTCGTCGCGATCGTCGGGCCTTCGGGCTGTGGAAAATCGACGCTGATGAACATCATCGCCGGTTTTCTTCGTCCCGACAGTGGACAGGTGGTGGTGGGCGGCGAGCTGCGGGAAAAACCGGACTCCCGCGGAATCCTGATTTCGCAGCACGGCTCGGTGTTCCCGTGGCTGACGGTGCGCGAGAACCTGATGTTCGGGCTGAACGGCCACCACGCCCATTCGGAGAAGGCCGCCCTTGCCGACCATTACGCCGCGATCGTCGGACTGACCGGCTTCGAGACGCGCTATCCGCACGAACTGTCCGGCGGCATGCTGAAGCGCGTCGAGCTGGCGCGCGCGCTGGTCGTCAAGCCCGAGATCCTCTACATGGACGAACCGTTCTCGGCTCTGGACGCGCTGATGAGCCTGCGCATGCGCAGCGAGCTGCTGCGCATCCTGGCCGAAGAGCGCCACACGGTGCTGCTGATCACGCACGACGTCGAGGAGGCGGTGCACATGGCCGACCGCATCCTCGTGCTGTCGCCGCGACCGGCACGCATCCAGGCCACGTTCGACGTCACGATTCCGCACCCGCGCCGGCTCACCAGTCCCGAGGTGCAGGACCTGCGCGTCGCGATCCTGCGCGAGCTTGGCGTCGATCGCTCCGGCTGATCCCGGCGCTGCCCTCGCGCCGCACGGTGTGCGCTGTGTGGACTTGTCGTGGGTCCCTTGCCGGATCTTGCGGCGCCGCGAGCTTCACTTGCCGCTCGGGCACAGCACGTAGAACAGCTCTCCCTTTTCGTCGGCAAGCCCCGCGACGGCGCCGGCTTCCTCGCCGGATCCGGCAAACACGTCGAGCCTTGCCTCTCCGCGGATTGCGGCGCCGGTATCCGCAACGAACACGAAGCGCGCGAGGGAAGTGGATCCCGTGCGAGTGCCGGTCGCACCCGCGACGGGCCACGTCGAGCTCAGCCACGCGAGCGTTCCTGGCGGCACCGCCGGATCGGCTGCGACCGAACGCCCGGCAACCAGCCCCGCACCCGACGAGCCTACCGGGCCTTCGCCGTCGCGGACTGCAAAAAATACGTAGCGGGGGTCGGCTTCGAGCACGCGGTCGCGCCCGGATGGATGCTCGCGAAGCCAACGCCGGATCGATCCCGCATCGAGGTTGCCGGGCGCAAGCAGCCCGCGCTCGCGCATCACTGCGCCGATGCTGCGCCACGCAAGACCGTTGGTGCCTGCGAATCCGACGCGTCGGCGCCGCGAGCCGTCATCGAGCACTCCCGATCCCTGCACCTGCAGGAAAAAGCGCGCCACCGGATCGTCGGTCCATGCCAGCTCGAGGTGAAGGCCGGCAAGAGCGCCGCGGCGATCGATGTCGGCGCGATCGGGCAGGTGCCCGAGCTTTTTCGTGATTCGCGCGAGCTGCTCCGGCGTCGGTGCGCGGTAGATCGGATAGCGGAAGCGGCGGTCGGGCCGCATGCGGGCCGCAAGGACGGGCTCGTAGTACGCGGTGATTCTTGCCGGTGCGGCGGCGGCGACGAGCTCGCAGTGCGATGCGATCTCGCTCGCGGCGCGCTCGATGTCGCCTCCCGAAGCGGCGGCCGCGACGAAGCGCGCCGTCGCGGCCAGCTCCGCGGAAGTGACGCGACGGTGCGCAAGCGAAAGGCCGCCGCCCGTGGCGCCACCGGCGACGATGGCGTCAGCTGCTCGCCCGGCAGCCAGCGCCAGCGACGCAGCGTCCAGATCGTCGTGGACGAGAACCGCCGTGCGATGTGCGAGTTCGGCCTGGTGAGTCGAGCAGCCGGCCGCGAGCAGCAGCGTGGCCGCCAGCGACCTCGCCGCGCGGGCCGCGCGCCGCCTCTCGGCCGTCACGACCTCAACCCGCCGACGCGTAGACGTGGTCGGCCGCCTCGATCGCTTCGCCGCCCGGCACGGCGAGTCCTTCGCGGCGAAGCTCGGACTCGAGAGCCAGCAGCAAGCGGCGCACGTTGGCAGGCCTGCTCGATTCTCCCATCAGGCCGATACGCCAGACTTTGCCCGCCAGTGGCCCGAGCCCCGCGCCGATCTCGATCCCGTGATCGAGCAGCAGGCGACGGCGAAGCGCTGCCTCGTCGATGCCACCAGGCACTTCGACGCTGTTCAGCATCCACAGGCGGTGTCCTTCCTGGGCGGCCGCCTTGACGCCGAGCGCGGCCAGGCCGGCCAGCAGCGCGTGGTGGTTGCGCTCGTGGCGCACGAAACGGTCCTCGAGCCCCTCTTCGAGCACGATCGAAAGCGATTCTGCGAGCGCGTAGATCATCGAGACGGGCGCGGTGTGATGGTAGAGGCGCTGGTTTTCGAAATAGGCACCGATCAGGCCGAGGTCGAGATACCAGCTTCGCGGCTTCGATTTTCGCGCGCGCACGACTTCCATCGCACGCTCGCTCATCGTCAGCGGCGACAGGCCGGGAGGGCAGCTCAGGCACTTTTGCGTGCCGCTGTACGCGGCATCGATGCCGATCTCGTCCACTGCGACCGGACAGCCGCCGAGGGACGTCACGCAATCGACGAGCAGCAGCGCGCCGGCGTCGTGCGCGATCCGGCCGATCTGCTGCAGCGGCTGCCAGGCTCCGGTCGATGTCTCGGCGTGGACCACGGCGACGAGCTTCGGCCGTGCGCAGCGGGCAACCGCTGAAGCGACGTCGTCAGGATCGGCCACGCGCCCCCACGGCACCTCGACCGTCTCGACGCGAGCGCCCAGGCGGGTGGCGACCTCGGCCATGCGTGTGCCGAACACGCCGGCGACGACGACGACGATCTCGTCGCCGTCCTCGACCAGATTCGCAAAGCACGCCTCCATGCCTGCCGATCCGGTGCCCGAAATCGGCAGCGTCACCGAATTGGCAGTGCCGAACACCGTCCTCAGGTCGGCCTGAACCTGCTCGAGGATCTCGAGGAACCAGGGATCGAGATGACCGACCAGCGGACGCGCCATCGCGGCGTAAACCCGCGCGTTGACCATCGAGGGACCGGGACCGAGGAGAAGCCGCGACGGCGGCGCGATGCTCGACATGTCGCCCGATAGCGCGGGAGCGCCATGCTTCGCAAGCCGGCGGCGGCTCGGAAGCGGGCGCAACCTGGCGACCGGCGGCTGTCTGGCGACCCGATCGCGAGCGGACGGGAACTTTTCGCCGGATACCGATCGGCGTGCTGCCGATGCTGCGCTGCGTCCCGATCGTCCCGGCGGGTGCACACGCAGGCATGCCCGCGCTCCCACCGCAGCCGGGGCGCGGGTATAGTGAAAGATCGGAGCAGTTCCGCACCGATGCAGGATAACAGCCCACGTTCTTTCGCCGAGCGCCCGGTCGTCGCCCCCGCGACGACCCAGGATGCGCTGCAGGCCGCGCCGCACCTGGCCACCGCGCCGCCAGCCGGCAGCGACCGGCGCGTCGTCGACGCGATTCGCGAGATCGTGGGCCCGCGCGGCATCGTCGACGGCGCGAGCGCTCGCAAAGTCTACGAGTGCGACGGCTATACGCTCGAGAAATCGGTGCCCCGCCTCGTCGTGCTGCCCGCGACCACTGAAGAGACCTCGCGCGTCGTGTCCGTCCTGGCCGGCGCGGGCATTCCGTTTGTTCCGCGCGGCGCCGGCACCGGCGTCTCGGGCGGCTGCCTTCCGCTCCAGTCCGCCGTGATGATCGGCACCTCACGCCTGCGCCGCATCCGCAGCATCGACGTCGAGGCACGCACCGCCGAAGTGGAAGCGGGAGTCGTGAACCTCGAGGTTTCGCGCGCGGTCGATGCGCACGGGCTCTACTATGCGCCCGATCCTTCGAGCCAGTCGGCATGCAGCATCGGCGGCAACGTCGCCGAGAATTCGGGCGGGCCGCACACGCTGAAGTACGGTGTCACCGTCAATCACGTCCTCGCGCTGGAAGTCGTGCTGCCCGACGGCCGCGTCATCTGGCTCGACCGCGAGTACGACGCGCCCGGTTACGATCTCGTCGGCATTTTCACCGGCAGCGAAGGCACGCTCGGCCTGGTCACGGCGGCGCGCGTCCGCCTGATGCGCAAGCCCGAGTCGGTGACGACGCTTCTCGCAGTATTTCCCGGCGTCGCGCAGGCGAGCCGCGCCGTTTCGGCAATCATCGCGGCGGGCATCATCCCGGCCGCTCTCGAGATGATGGACGCGCTCGTCATCGAGGCCGTCGAAGCTGCCTACCACTTCGGCTTTCCCGCGGGCGCCGGTGCGGTGCTCCTGATCGAGCTCGACGGCATCGCAGCCGGCCTCGATGCGCTCGCCGCCCGCGTCCACGACTGCTGTACCCGCGAAGGGGCAAGCGAAGTGAAGCGTGCGGCGGGCGAAGAAGAGCGCGCACTGCTGTGGAAATCGCGCAAGCGCGCGTTCGGCGCGATGGGACGGCTCGCGCCGGCCTATTGCACCCAGGACGGTGTCGTCCCGCGCAGCCGCCTGCCCGAGATCGTGGCGAAGATCGCCGAAGTCGCGTCACGCTACCACCTTCGCATCGCGAACCTGATGCATGCCGGAGACGGCAACATCCATCCCCTCGTGCTCTACGACGAAGACGTTCCCGGCGAAGTCGAGCGCGTGCTCGCTGCCGGAAACGAAATCCTCACCGCGTGCATCGAGCTCGGCGGCTCGATCACCGGCGAGCACGGCATCGGCATCGAAAAAATGGCGCTGATGCCGAAGTCGTTCACCGCACCGACCCTCGCGGCGATGGAGGACATCCGGACGGCCTTCAACCCGCGAGGCCTGTGCAATCCGGGCAAGATCCTGCCGTCCTCGCGCACCTGCGTCGAAGTTCGTCGCCCACGTCCCCGGGGCGGCGGATGAGCGCGGCGTCCGCAGTTGCAAGACCTCGCCTGGATCCGGCGTCGTTCCCGTCGATGGGGCCGGGCCAGCTCCGGCCGGGCCGCGACAATGACGCCATCGACGGGCTGGTTCCGCAGGCGGTGATCACGGCGCGCGAGACGGCGCACGTCGTCGCGACGATCGAGGAGGCCCGTGCGAAAAAGCTTGCCGTGGTGCCGAGCGGCGGCGGCACGCTGCTGCACGTCGGCGCCGTCCCGCGCGCCTACGACATTCGCCTCTCGATGACCGCGATCGGCAACATCGTCGAGGAGAACCCCGAGGACATGACGGTGACCTGCCAGGCGGGAGTCTCGCTGTCGAGGTTGCAACGCAGCCTGGCCAAGCAGGGCCAGCGTCTTGCGATCGACGCGGCCCGCGAAGACCGCGCCTCGATCGGCGGCATCGTCGCCGCCAACGCGACCGGCGGGCTGCGCCACGGTTTCGGCCTGCCGCGCGACCTCGTGCTCGGCGCGACGGCGATCGACGGTTGCGGGCGCGAGATCGTCGCCGGCGGCCGTGTCGTCAAGAACGTCGCCGGATACGACCTCGTGCGGCTTTTCGCCGGGTCCTGGGGCGGCCTTGCGATCCTGACCGAGCTGACGCTGCGCACGCATCCTCTTCCCGCCGCGGCAGCGACGCTGGTGTTCGAATTCGTCTCGGCGAGCGAGCTGGACGCGGCGCGCTCCCGCCTGGCAGGTGCCCAGCTCTCGCTGTCGGCGATCGATTTTACAGTGGACACCACGGAAGCGATGCCGCTGTGGATCCTCGTCGTCCGGATCGAGGGAACAGAAGAAGAAGTGGGCTGGCAGGGCGACGCCGTCTGCGCGCTGGTCGGACGCCAGCCGGCCGATGCCGCCGAAGAATGGGAAAGCCCCGCGCATGTGGATGACGGCCACGGGACGAGCGTGCGCGTGGCCGCGGCGCCGCAGGACATCGTCGGCGTCGTGCGCGACGTCTGCGCGAAGTGGAAACAGAGCGCAGCGTCCCAGGGAGGGCAGGCTGCGATCCGCATCGCGGGGCATCTCGGCGCGGGCATCGCGAGATTCCATCTCGCCGGAGCAGAAGCAGGCGAAGCAGACACGGCCAGCGCAGCGCTCATCACGGCCACCGCCGTCGGCGGCCTGGTCCGCGGGCGTGTCATCGAGAGAGCGCCCGCGCAGCTCAAGGCTCTCTACGATGTGTGGGGACCGCCGCCCGCGTCGATCGGCCTGATGCGCGCCATCAAGCGCCGTTTCGATCCCGACGACGTGTTGTCGCCTGGCCGCTACGTCGGAGGACTTTGATGGGCGGCCCGGGTCTTCCGTGCGTGCACTGCGGCCTGTGCCTCGACACTTGCCCGACGTATCGCGTCCTCGGCACCGAAGCCGATTCCCCGCGCGGACGAATCTACATCATGGAGGGCATCCGCGACGGAGAGCTCGAATTCGACGACGAGGCGGCGCTGCACCTGTCGCGCTGCCTCGGCTGCCTCGCGTGCGAGAGCGCGTGTCCGTCGGGCGTCTCCTTCGGCCGCCGCATCGAGGAGTTCCGTCCTCGCCTGGCCGAGCGCACGGGCAGCACGCGCCGCTGGCAGGACCTCGCGCGCAAGGCCTACACCAGCGACGCCCTCGTCGACGCCGGTGTCAAGGTAGCTTCCCTTCTCGACCGCGCAGGGCTCGGCGGCGTAAGAAGGAAGGTGCCGGGACTCGGGCTCCTGCCTGGCTCGCTGCCGGGCTCCCAGCCGTCCTCGAGCGCCGGCGTTTCTCCGCTTCGCCGCAGCACCAGCCACCAGCCGCTGCGCGCCCGCGCGCGGGTGGCCGTGCTGACCGGCTGCGTCGCCGACCGCGTGCTTCCCGACATCAACCGCGACACCGTCGAGGTGCTGCAGCGCAACGGAATCGAGGTGGTGGAGGTCGCCGGGCAGCAGTGCTGCGGCGCGCTCGCGCTGCACGCCGGGCTCACGAGCGATGCGGTCGAGTTGGCTGCCGCGAACGCCAACGCGCTGGCGGGGTCCGACATCGACTTCGTCGTCACGACGGCAGCGGGCTGCAGCGCGATGCTTCGCGACTACGCTCATGTGCTGGCCGGAACCAGCGCCGCCGGCCGCGGCGAGGAGCTGGCATCGATGAGCCGCGACATCTGCGAGCTTCTCGTCGAGATCGGATTCGACGCGCCCGCCCGGCCGCTGGAAGCGCGCGGCAACGTCGCTTTCCACGACGCCTGCCACCTGCTGCACGCGCAGGGAATCTCGTCGGCGCCCAGACGCGTGTGCGAGGTCGCGCTCGGGCGTGCGCCGGTCGATCTCGGGGAGAACGCGATCTGCTGCGGAAGCGCCGGCAGCTACAACATCGACCATCCGGTGCTGTCGGCCGAGATCGGCGCACGCAAGGCGGAGCTTGCCCGCGAGCGCAAGGCGACTGTGGTCGCTGTCGCCAACGTCGGGTGCATGCTTCAGATCGGACAGGCCGTTGCGCTGGCCGGGCTGCCGACCCTCGTCAAGCATCCGGTTCAGCTGCTGGCCGAGGCATACCGGCGAAGCGACACGGGTGCCTGAGTCCGGGATGGCACCCAGCGAAGCGATGGGGAATGATGAGACCCGCATCCAGACACGACAGGGAGGTCCACCATGGGTTTCGCGTTCACCTGCATCGGATTGCTCGGCCTTCTCGTCTTCGGCCTCGGCCTGGGCGTTTCGCTGAGGCGCGGCAGCACCAATCGCGCGATCGGGCACGAGCTCGATCCGACCGACACCCTGCACAAGTGGGTAAGGGCGCATGCCAACGCCTGCGAGTACGCGCCGATGCTCGCCGTGCTGATCTACGCCCTGGCCAGCACCGGCCCGAGCAAGTGGCACAATTTTTTGTTCCTTGCGGCGGTCGTCGTTCGCTACTGCCATGCCGCCGGGATGATCGCCTCGCCGACGCTCGCCGAAGGCCATCCGCTGCGCTTCGTCGGCGCGCTCGGCACGTACGTGGTCGGTCTCCTGCTGTGCATGTCGGCGCTCTTTTAAGCGGTCCGCAGGCTGCAAAAAGCCGTCCATCGGCGGCCAACCGGAAACGGGTGAGCCGCGCGCGTCCGCGACAGACGCGAAACCCGGCTCAGCGAGGCTTGTAGTCGCGGTCCATCACGGTCTTTCGACCTTCGGTCCGGGCCTGGTCGATCGCGCGGTCGGTGTGCTCGCGAACGATGTCGGACAATTCGTCGAGCACCGATTCCGACATGTTCATGCCCGCGCGAGCGCGGATGTAAGTCTTCAGTTTGGAGGCGACGACGAGCACGTCGTCGGGAATCGCCGGCGCGGACGGCGGCGGCTGGGTCCTGGCGTCGACCACGATGCGGCGCGGCGCTCCTTCCGCGGAAGCCCTTTGCTCCGACTCCCACTCCCCGCGAGCCGGCGCGCGTTTCTGTTCGGCCCACGCGTCGCGGTGGCGCATCACCGGTACGTGCTCCTCCCAGCAGGTTACCGAGCAGAACACCGGATGATTTCGTCCGGTCGTGCACGTCGAGACGCTGCACTGGTAGTACTCGGACTCGAAGCCGAGGTCCCGCTTGCAGACTCCGCATCGTTTCCAGGAGACAGAAGACTTCACGTCGGTCATGGCACAAATTCTCTCAGTGCAGCCCATAGTCGACGGGCGCGTCGAATTCGAAACTCGCATCGGGGTATTCGGGGGGGATCGCAGGAAAAGGGCTCGCTCGCCGCACCAAGTCGAGAGCCGCCTGGTCGAGCAGATCCTGGCCGGTGCTGCGCACAATGGAGGCTTCGAGCACGCGCCCGCTGCGGTCGATGCGGATTCTGACGGACGCATGGCCCTGGAGGCCGCGACGCTTCGCGAGCACCGGGTATTCTTCCTTGTGGCGGTGCAGCCATGCGGACAGCAGCTCCAGGTAGCGCACGCCCGCCGATTCTCCCCAAGACGGCGCGCTCGCAACGGCACCGCTCCCCGAATCGCCGCCGGTCGCGCGACCGTCTGCGGTTGCCGCGGCGCTTGCGGGAGCAACCGATGCGATTGCCGGCGCAGGCTGCGGAGCGGGGGGTTTTGCGGTTTTGTTTTTTTTCGGCGCCGCGACCAGCGGAGGAGCCGGCGCAGGGGTCTCGTTGCCGGTCTCCACTTTTGCTGCCGGCTCGATGACGGCCGGCGCCGGCGAGTCCTTTGGCGGCGCAGGCGGCTGCGCAGCCGCCGGAGCCGACGCTGCCGCAGACTGAAGGCGATCGGACGGGATGCCGGGACCGGCGGTCCTGGTTCCCGCAGGCACAAGGCTGAGCAGCAGCGGCGCCCTCGGCATCGCAAGCTCGACGACGACCTGGTGCCGAAGCAGCAAAGCCAGGACCATCGCGTGCAGGACGATCGACAGGGCGACCGATACCGACTGCCGCGACGCAAGCACCGTCACGACCACCACGCCGCCCGCTGCTGTTGCATCGCTCAGTCCGCCGGCTCGTCCGCCGCGGCTTCGGCCGCTCCGAACAGCATCAGCAGGTAGCCGAGCAGCTC is from Candidatus Binatia bacterium and encodes:
- a CDS encoding energy transducer TonB; the protein is MVVVTVLASRQSVSVALSIVLHAMVLALLLRHQVVVELAMPRAPLLLSLVPAGTRTAGPGIPSDRLQSAAASAPAAAQPPAPPKDSPAPAVIEPAAKVETGNETPAPAPPLVAAPKKNKTAKPPAPQPAPAIASVAPASAAATADGRATGGDSGSGAVASAPSWGESAGVRYLELLSAWLHRHKEEYPVLAKRRGLQGHASVRIRIDRSGRVLEASIVRSTGQDLLDQAALDLVRRASPFPAIPPEYPDASFEFDAPVDYGLH
- a CDS encoding FAD-binding oxidoreductase encodes the protein MSAASAVARPRLDPASFPSMGPGQLRPGRDNDAIDGLVPQAVITARETAHVVATIEEARAKKLAVVPSGGGTLLHVGAVPRAYDIRLSMTAIGNIVEENPEDMTVTCQAGVSLSRLQRSLAKQGQRLAIDAAREDRASIGGIVAANATGGLRHGFGLPRDLVLGATAIDGCGREIVAGGRVVKNVAGYDLVRLFAGSWGGLAILTELTLRTHPLPAAAATLVFEFVSASELDAARSRLAGAQLSLSAIDFTVDTTEAMPLWILVVRIEGTEEEVGWQGDAVCALVGRQPADAAEEWESPAHVDDGHGTSVRVAAAPQDIVGVVRDVCAKWKQSAASQGGQAAIRIAGHLGAGIARFHLAGAEAGEADTASAALITATAVGGLVRGRVIERAPAQLKALYDVWGPPPASIGLMRAIKRRFDPDDVLSPGRYVGGL
- a CDS encoding FAD-linked oxidase C-terminal domain-containing protein, whose protein sequence is MQDNSPRSFAERPVVAPATTQDALQAAPHLATAPPAGSDRRVVDAIREIVGPRGIVDGASARKVYECDGYTLEKSVPRLVVLPATTEETSRVVSVLAGAGIPFVPRGAGTGVSGGCLPLQSAVMIGTSRLRRIRSIDVEARTAEVEAGVVNLEVSRAVDAHGLYYAPDPSSQSACSIGGNVAENSGGPHTLKYGVTVNHVLALEVVLPDGRVIWLDREYDAPGYDLVGIFTGSEGTLGLVTAARVRLMRKPESVTTLLAVFPGVAQASRAVSAIIAAGIIPAALEMMDALVIEAVEAAYHFGFPAGAGAVLLIELDGIAAGLDALAARVHDCCTREGASEVKRAAGEEERALLWKSRKRAFGAMGRLAPAYCTQDGVVPRSRLPEIVAKIAEVASRYHLRIANLMHAGDGNIHPLVLYDEDVPGEVERVLAAGNEILTACIELGGSITGEHGIGIEKMALMPKSFTAPTLAAMEDIRTAFNPRGLCNPGKILPSSRTCVEVRRPRPRGGG
- a CDS encoding (Fe-S)-binding protein — encoded protein: MGGPGLPCVHCGLCLDTCPTYRVLGTEADSPRGRIYIMEGIRDGELEFDDEAALHLSRCLGCLACESACPSGVSFGRRIEEFRPRLAERTGSTRRWQDLARKAYTSDALVDAGVKVASLLDRAGLGGVRRKVPGLGLLPGSLPGSQPSSSAGVSPLRRSTSHQPLRARARVAVLTGCVADRVLPDINRDTVEVLQRNGIEVVEVAGQQCCGALALHAGLTSDAVELAAANANALAGSDIDFVVTTAAGCSAMLRDYAHVLAGTSAAGRGEELASMSRDICELLVEIGFDAPARPLEARGNVAFHDACHLLHAQGISSAPRRVCEVALGRAPVDLGENAICCGSAGSYNIDHPVLSAEIGARKAELARERKATVVAVANVGCMLQIGQAVALAGLPTLVKHPVQLLAEAYRRSDTGA
- a CDS encoding MAPEG family protein; protein product: MGFAFTCIGLLGLLVFGLGLGVSLRRGSTNRAIGHELDPTDTLHKWVRAHANACEYAPMLAVLIYALASTGPSKWHNFLFLAAVVVRYCHAAGMIASPTLAEGHPLRFVGALGTYVVGLLLCMSALF